From a single Notolabrus celidotus isolate fNotCel1 chromosome 7, fNotCel1.pri, whole genome shotgun sequence genomic region:
- the LOC117816313 gene encoding alpha-lactalbumin isoform X2: protein MSQNQPMRGQDGRAPVVCYVEFASGFNTAAVNQLDLQSSEPKEVWKLYGLFQLSNHLVCSEDDDKDLSKNICEMNCNKLVDDNITDDIECLSTVLKAFLKDGWNNKEQLEMIKNIFQERCGDKTSLDYFSDCS, encoded by the exons atgtcacagaaccaaccaatgagaggcCAGGATGGCCGAGCTCCAG TTGTCTGCTACGTAGAGTTCGCCTCAGGTTTTAACACCGCTGCAGTGAATCAGCTGGATCTCCAGAGCAGTGAACCGAAAGAGGTCTGGAAGCTTTACGGTCTTTTCCAGCTCAGCAATCACCTGGTCTGCAGCGAGGACGACGACAAAGACTTGTCTAAGAACATCTGTGAAATGAACTGCAACA AGCTGGTCGATGACAATATTACTGACGACATCGAGTGCCTGTCAACGGTTCTCAAAGCATTTCT CAAAGACGGTTGGAATAACAAGGAACAGTTAGAGAT GATCAAGAACATCTTCCAGGAGCGGTGTGGGGATAAAACCTCCCTGGACTACTTCTCCGACTGCTCATAA
- the LOC117816313 gene encoding alpha-lactalbumin isoform X1 translates to MRVLVVFVLGVSLAGGELVSKCDLRDPLMAMMGSLIGERGKQEIPSLEDKVAKIVCYVEFASGFNTAAVNQLDLQSSEPKEVWKLYGLFQLSNHLVCSEDDDKDLSKNICEMNCNKLVDDNITDDIECLSTVLKAFLKDGWNNKEQLEMIKNIFQERCGDKTSLDYFSDCS, encoded by the exons ATGAGGGTACTTGTGGTGTTTGTTTTGGGCGTCAGTCTGGCTGGAGGAGAACTTGTGTCTAAATGTGATCTAAGGGACCCACTGATGGCGATGATGGGTTCCTTAATTGGCGAGAGAGGAAAGCAGGAAATACCGTCTTTGGAGGACAAAGTGGCGAAGA TTGTCTGCTACGTAGAGTTCGCCTCAGGTTTTAACACCGCTGCAGTGAATCAGCTGGATCTCCAGAGCAGTGAACCGAAAGAGGTCTGGAAGCTTTACGGTCTTTTCCAGCTCAGCAATCACCTGGTCTGCAGCGAGGACGACGACAAAGACTTGTCTAAGAACATCTGTGAAATGAACTGCAACA AGCTGGTCGATGACAATATTACTGACGACATCGAGTGCCTGTCAACGGTTCTCAAAGCATTTCT CAAAGACGGTTGGAATAACAAGGAACAGTTAGAGAT GATCAAGAACATCTTCCAGGAGCGGTGTGGGGATAAAACCTCCCTGGACTACTTCTCCGACTGCTCATAA
- the LOC117816187 gene encoding uncharacterized protein LOC117816187: protein MHHLVSPSEAVVMKSCLLALAMAVVAVVVLVPSLSEGRVFSRCELREKLLPRIIVPRGFKKEYKEQLLAVVICELTRLSKLNTSFVKVEGERVSATTATPTAPWGMPTDEVFTDEMPTEGTPTDETPTDEAFTDETPTDEAFTDEAFTDEVPTDEVPTDEAFTEEMPTEEMTPEEPAQTTPTTEATPWFDFFGEETTTEETPTTKTTKATTAPPMTSKTNTTEVVTTKATTRSSSSTPALAETTPQAGKKRRKRMVDELSPEHNWTLSELRMEAMVNMLKSNCDEWEIEEAEIWMRSEDSDGSEEGEYEGNQKPWSLGTYGVFQLSDGYFCDSGHRWSRNKCNTTCSAFTDDDITDDIGCLVRTGCWKKIFQGCDGKCLSVKNYFDGCK, encoded by the exons ATGCATCATCTGGTTTCACCTTCAG AAGCTGTCGTCATGAAGTCTTGTCTGCTGGCGTTGGCCATGGCGGTGGTGGCGGTGGTGGTTCTGGTTCCTAGTCTGTCTGAAGGCCGGGTCTTCTCCAGGTGCGAGCTGAGGGAAAAACTGTTGCCACGCATCATCGTGCCAAGAGGGTTCAAGAAAGAGTACAAGGAGCAACTCCTGGCAGTGG tgaTCTGTGAATTGACCAGGCTGTCCAAACTCAACACCAGCTTCGTCAAGGTGGAAGGCGAACGGGTATCAGCAACTACAGCAACTCCCACAGCACCTTGGGGAATGCCCACTGATGAAGTGTTCACTGATGAAATGCCCACTGAAGGAACGCCCACTGATGAAACGCCCACTGATGAAGCGTTCACTGATGAAACGCCCACTGATGAAGCGTTCACTGATGAAGCGTTCACTGATGAAGTGCCCACTGATGAAGTGCCCACTGATGAAGCATTCACTGAAGAAATGCCCACTGAAGAAATGACTCCAGAGGAACCTGCTCAAACAACACCAACCACTGAAGCAACACCGTGGTTTGATTTCTTTGGAGAAGAAACGACAACTGAAGAAACACCCACAACGAAAACCACCAAAGCAACAACTGCGCCACCAATGACTTCCAAAACAAACACCACTGAAGTTGTGACAACCAAAGCGACAACAAGGAGTAGCTCATCGACCCCTGCACTCGCCGAAACGACTCCTCAAGCTGGCAAGAAACGCCGAAAGCGCATGGTTGACGAATTAAGCCCCGAACACAACTGGACGCTGTCTGAGTTACGTATGGAGGCGATGGTGAACATGCTGAAGAGCAATTGTGATGAGTGGGAGATCGAAGAGGCTGAAATCTGGATGCGCAGTGAGGACAGTGACGGCAGTGAGGAGGGAGAGTATGAAGGTAACCAGAAGCCTTGGTCCCTTGGTACCTACGGGGTCTTCCAGCTGTCTGATGGCTACTTCTGCGACTCTGGTCATCGCTGGTCCAGAAACAAGTGCAATACAACCTGCAGTG CCTTCACCGATGATGACATCACGGACGATATTGGCTGCCTGGTGAGGACCGGTTGCTGGAA GAAAATCTTTCAGGGTTGCGACGGCAAGTGTTTGAGTGTCAAGAACTACTTTGACGGATGTAAATGA